Proteins encoded by one window of Emticicia oligotrophica DSM 17448:
- a CDS encoding efflux RND transporter periplasmic adaptor subunit, producing the protein MKNILLLIIITGSLLACNKPEKKQETQTTFVLSPKMLQTTKTEVVSMQNLRNELNFYGKITADNNKMIEVYPVVGGNVTKVFVELGDYVKKGQLLATIRSTEVASYEKELDDARNDLLVAKNNLKVAQELFEGKLTAEREVIEAKSQLEKAKSQLHRIEETYHIYNIKQGAVYEVRSPLSGFVIQKNINQDMLLRNDRTDNIFDIAEIDDVWAIANVNESDINQVKLGIDAAVTTLSYPDKVFNGKVDKIFNIIDPETKAMKVRIKLNNANYLLKPEMRANIKLSYTESQQMLAVPSESVIFDKSKNFVMIFKDRNNIETRQVEVFRQVGNTSYISSGLKAGEKVMTANQLLIYDELND; encoded by the coding sequence ATGAAAAATATACTCCTACTAATTATAATCACTGGCAGTTTATTAGCGTGCAATAAGCCAGAAAAAAAACAAGAAACCCAAACTACTTTTGTTTTGAGTCCAAAAATGCTTCAAACAACTAAAACAGAGGTTGTTTCGATGCAAAATCTACGTAATGAACTGAATTTCTACGGAAAAATTACAGCCGATAACAACAAGATGATTGAAGTATATCCAGTTGTGGGTGGTAATGTGACTAAAGTATTCGTTGAACTAGGTGATTATGTAAAAAAAGGACAACTTTTGGCTACAATTCGTAGTACGGAAGTAGCCAGTTATGAGAAAGAATTAGACGATGCACGTAACGACCTATTAGTGGCAAAAAACAACTTGAAAGTTGCCCAAGAACTCTTTGAAGGCAAACTTACTGCAGAGCGTGAAGTAATTGAGGCAAAAAGTCAGCTCGAAAAAGCTAAATCACAATTGCACCGAATTGAGGAAACCTACCATATTTATAACATCAAACAAGGAGCCGTTTATGAAGTCCGCTCACCTTTGAGTGGCTTTGTTATTCAAAAAAATATCAACCAAGATATGCTCCTTCGAAACGACCGCACCGATAATATTTTCGACATTGCTGAAATTGATGATGTTTGGGCCATTGCCAATGTCAACGAAAGTGATATCAACCAAGTAAAATTAGGCATTGATGCGGCCGTAACTACGCTTAGTTACCCAGACAAAGTATTTAACGGAAAAGTTGATAAAATTTTCAATATCATCGACCCCGAAACTAAAGCGATGAAAGTACGCATCAAACTCAATAATGCTAACTACTTACTTAAGCCTGAGATGCGTGCCAATATCAAATTATCTTATACCGAAAGCCAACAAATGCTAGCTGTACCATCGGAATCGGTGATTTTTGATAAAAGCAAAAACTTCGTAATGATTTTCAAAGACCGTAATAATATCGAAACTCGTCAGGTGGAAGTTTTCCGTCAGGTAGGCAATACCTCTTACATTTCTTCGGGCTTAAAAGCAGGCGAAAAAGTAATGACCGCCAATCAGCTATTAATCTATGACGAGCTAAATGACTAA
- a CDS encoding efflux RND transporter permease subunit — MNKFIKNIIAFSLKNKPFTFFWVGILVISGFISFKNMPIEAFPDVTNTQIIIVTEWNGRSAEEIERFVTTPIEISMNSVQKKTSVRSITMFGLSVIKIIFEDDVEDFFARQQVNNLLRSVSLPEGVEPDVQPPYGPTGEIFRYTLKSKSRDSRDLLTIQNWVIDRQLRSVPGVADLVAFGGQEKTYEISVDPNRLSKYDITPLQVYEAVNKSNLNVGGDIIEKNKQAYVVRGIGLLSSIQDIENIIVDDAGGNPILVKNLADVHEAAMPRVGQVGLNDNDDVVEGIVVMRKGENPKEVLERVKAKIADLNERILPSDVKMETFYDRDNLMNYTTTTVMHNMFEGILFVTVIVFLFMADWRTTITVSIIIPLSLLFAFLCLKLKGMSANLLSLGAVDFGIIIDGAVVMVEGIFVTLDHMAHKKGMEAYNKFAIGSTIKKTGTELGKAIFFSKLIIITALMPIFAFQKVEGKMFSPLAYTLGFALLGALLFTLTLVPVLSHIFLNKNVREKNNPFVNFWNKLVERGFAWTFANKRLSLIVSIAFMLITFFSAKFLGTEFLPQLNEGALWVEAKFPMSQSLQETVQKTAILRNELRQFPEVNGVLSQVGRSNDGTDPSGFYYVQMQVNLKHKDEWKRKITMDDLVRQMDDSLSKYQGIGYNYSQPIIDNVAESVAGINASNAVKIFGDDLNELDKIANQVIKQIEKVEGIKDVGILRNVGQPEISVILDRERMAAYGVTLADAQAVLEMAFGGKTATQKFEGEKKFDVRVRYLKNYRKDEEDMKNLKVPTIQGVKIPLKEIATVKKITGPAFIYRDNNKRFIGVKFSVRDRDLGSTIADAQQNVNKSIKLPTGYSIGWTGEFENQVRATKRLGEMVPISLVGIFVLLFIMFGNVKDSLLVLANVPFAIIGGIIALHVTGINFGISGGVGFIALFGICIQNGVILISEFHKNLKARMTLDDAILEAVKVRTRPVVMTALMASIGLLPAAISTGIGSESQKPLAIVIIGGLVTATILTLLVFPIIFWVFNRVKHGTIK, encoded by the coding sequence ATGAACAAATTCATTAAAAATATTATTGCATTTTCGCTCAAAAACAAACCTTTTACCTTCTTTTGGGTAGGAATTTTGGTTATTTCGGGCTTTATTTCTTTCAAGAATATGCCCATCGAGGCATTTCCTGATGTAACCAATACACAAATCATCATCGTTACGGAATGGAACGGCCGTAGTGCCGAGGAAATCGAACGTTTTGTAACAACGCCCATCGAAATTTCGATGAATTCGGTGCAGAAAAAAACTAGCGTACGTAGTATCACGATGTTTGGTTTATCAGTCATCAAAATCATTTTTGAAGATGATGTTGAAGATTTTTTTGCTCGCCAACAAGTAAATAACTTACTCCGTAGCGTGTCACTTCCTGAGGGTGTAGAGCCCGATGTTCAGCCCCCTTATGGACCAACGGGTGAAATTTTCAGATATACCTTAAAAAGTAAATCACGTGATTCTCGCGACCTACTCACCATTCAAAACTGGGTCATTGACCGTCAACTTCGCTCCGTACCTGGAGTAGCTGATTTAGTGGCTTTTGGAGGACAGGAAAAAACTTATGAAATTAGTGTTGACCCTAATCGACTATCGAAATATGATATTACACCTCTTCAAGTTTATGAAGCGGTAAATAAAAGTAACTTAAACGTGGGTGGTGATATCATTGAAAAAAACAAACAAGCGTATGTTGTTCGTGGAATTGGTCTATTGAGCTCGATACAAGACATTGAAAATATTATTGTAGATGATGCGGGTGGAAATCCGATTTTAGTCAAAAACTTAGCTGATGTCCACGAAGCAGCGATGCCACGAGTGGGTCAAGTAGGATTGAATGATAATGATGATGTAGTGGAAGGAATTGTGGTAATGCGTAAGGGCGAAAACCCTAAAGAAGTACTCGAAAGAGTTAAAGCGAAAATAGCAGACCTCAACGAACGAATTTTGCCATCGGATGTAAAAATGGAGACATTTTATGACCGAGATAACCTCATGAACTACACCACAACGACGGTTATGCACAACATGTTTGAGGGTATTTTGTTTGTGACGGTCATCGTATTTCTATTTATGGCCGATTGGCGTACGACTATCACGGTTTCTATCATTATTCCGCTTTCATTGCTTTTTGCTTTCCTGTGCCTTAAACTTAAAGGTATGAGTGCCAATTTACTTTCTCTCGGAGCAGTTGACTTTGGAATTATCATTGATGGAGCGGTGGTAATGGTTGAAGGTATTTTTGTAACGCTCGACCACATGGCCCACAAAAAAGGCATGGAGGCCTACAATAAATTTGCTATTGGAAGTACCATCAAAAAAACAGGAACGGAGTTAGGAAAGGCCATTTTCTTCTCGAAACTAATCATTATTACAGCCTTAATGCCCATTTTTGCTTTCCAAAAAGTAGAAGGTAAAATGTTCTCTCCGTTGGCTTATACTTTAGGTTTTGCTTTATTGGGTGCTTTGTTGTTTACGCTTACTTTAGTACCTGTACTTTCACATATTTTCTTGAATAAAAACGTAAGAGAAAAGAACAATCCATTTGTAAATTTCTGGAATAAACTTGTAGAAAGAGGCTTTGCTTGGACCTTCGCCAACAAACGTCTTTCGCTTATAGTTTCAATCGCTTTTATGCTTATAACTTTCTTTTCAGCGAAGTTTTTAGGCACAGAATTCCTTCCCCAACTCAATGAAGGAGCACTTTGGGTAGAAGCTAAATTTCCGATGAGTCAGAGTTTGCAAGAAACTGTTCAAAAAACAGCCATTCTCCGCAATGAACTTCGCCAATTTCCTGAAGTAAATGGTGTTTTATCGCAAGTAGGTAGAAGCAACGATGGTACAGACCCAAGTGGTTTTTACTATGTACAAATGCAGGTAAACCTCAAACACAAAGACGAATGGAAACGTAAAATCACCATGGATGATTTGGTTCGCCAGATGGATGATTCACTTTCAAAATACCAAGGTATAGGCTATAATTATTCTCAACCTATCATTGATAATGTGGCTGAGAGTGTTGCAGGTATCAACGCCTCAAATGCCGTGAAAATTTTTGGCGATGACCTCAATGAACTTGATAAAATTGCCAACCAAGTAATCAAACAAATCGAAAAAGTAGAGGGTATCAAAGATGTGGGTATTCTTCGAAATGTGGGTCAGCCTGAAATTAGTGTGATTCTCGACCGTGAGCGAATGGCCGCCTATGGAGTAACTTTAGCCGATGCCCAAGCCGTACTCGAAATGGCTTTCGGTGGGAAAACTGCTACCCAAAAGTTTGAAGGTGAAAAGAAATTCGATGTACGTGTTCGCTATTTAAAGAATTATCGCAAAGATGAAGAAGATATGAAAAACTTAAAAGTGCCAACGATTCAAGGAGTAAAGATTCCACTCAAAGAAATTGCCACTGTTAAGAAAATTACAGGTCCAGCCTTTATTTACCGTGATAATAATAAGCGTTTTATTGGGGTAAAATTCTCAGTTCGTGACCGTGATTTAGGTAGTACAATTGCCGATGCCCAACAAAATGTCAATAAAAGCATTAAACTACCTACTGGTTACTCCATTGGTTGGACTGGCGAATTTGAAAACCAAGTACGTGCCACCAAACGTTTAGGCGAAATGGTACCAATCAGTTTAGTTGGAATCTTCGTGCTATTATTTATCATGTTTGGCAATGTAAAAGACTCGCTTTTAGTATTGGCCAATGTGCCATTTGCCATCATCGGCGGTATTATTGCATTACACGTAACTGGCATCAATTTTGGTATTTCGGGCGGTGTAGGTTTTATTGCATTATTTGGTATTTGTATCCAAAATGGGGTTATTTTAATTTCTGAATTTCATAAAAACTTAAAAGCAAGAATGACACTCGATGATGCTATTTTAGAGGCAGTGAAAGTCAGAACACGACCAGTTGTCATGACTGCCCTCATGGCCTCAATTGGTCTTTTACCAGCAGCCATTAGTACGGGAATTGGCTCAGAATCACAGAAACCATTAGCCATTGTTATCATCGGTGGGCTAGTTACTGCAACCATTCTTACGTTACTTGTTTTCCCGATTATTTTCTGGGTTTTCAACCGAGTCAAACACGGAACTATCAAATAA
- the thiL gene encoding thiamine-phosphate kinase translates to MERTELKTLGEFGLIDRIKTKFTNKNAETIKGIGDDAAVIDVGDKYMLVTTDILFEGIHFDLAYTPLRHLGYKAVAVNISDIAAMNGLAKQITVTIGLSNRISVEAIDELYEGIKYACDDYNVDLIGGDTSSSASGFVISITATGFVDKDKIVYRNGAKPNDILCVTGDLGAAYFGLQVLEREKQVYLANPNMQPELNEKEYLVGKILKPEARTDIVHELKEAGVVPTSMIDISDGLASEILHICTQSRVGAMVFEDKLPIEDITMLTATEFNISPITAALNGGEDYQLLFTINQADFEKIKNISDILPIGYITADTKVELALNSGGTAAIKAQGWNHLS, encoded by the coding sequence ATGGAAAGAACAGAACTCAAAACGCTTGGAGAATTTGGCTTAATTGACCGAATTAAAACAAAATTTACCAATAAAAATGCCGAAACCATTAAAGGAATCGGCGATGACGCCGCCGTAATTGACGTAGGCGATAAGTACATGTTGGTTACTACCGACATTCTTTTTGAAGGTATCCATTTCGACCTGGCTTATACACCTCTACGCCATTTAGGCTATAAAGCGGTAGCGGTAAATATCTCTGACATTGCTGCAATGAACGGCCTTGCTAAGCAAATTACGGTTACGATTGGTCTTAGTAATAGAATATCGGTAGAAGCCATCGACGAGCTTTACGAAGGAATAAAATATGCTTGTGATGATTATAACGTTGACCTTATTGGCGGTGATACCAGTTCATCGGCCTCGGGCTTTGTAATTTCTATCACGGCTACTGGTTTTGTTGATAAAGATAAAATTGTTTATAGAAATGGGGCAAAACCCAACGATATTCTATGTGTAACGGGCGATTTAGGTGCGGCTTACTTTGGTTTACAAGTATTAGAGCGGGAAAAACAAGTGTATTTGGCGAACCCAAATATGCAACCCGAACTCAATGAAAAAGAATATTTAGTGGGTAAAATTCTTAAACCAGAAGCTCGTACCGATATTGTTCATGAATTAAAAGAGGCGGGCGTTGTGCCAACTTCAATGATTGATATTTCGGACGGTTTGGCTTCGGAAATACTACATATTTGCACACAATCGAGAGTTGGTGCAATGGTATTTGAAGACAAACTACCTATTGAAGATATCACAATGCTTACCGCTACTGAGTTTAATATTAGCCCTATCACCGCTGCACTGAATGGTGGAGAAGATTATCAGCTTTTGTTTACCATTAATCAAGCAGATTTTGAGAAAATCAAAAATATCAGTGATATTCTGCCAATTGGATATATTACTGCCGATACAAAAGTTGAATTAGCACTCAATAGTGGCGGAACAGCAGCCATCAAAGCCCAAGGCTGGAATCATTTAAGCTAA
- a CDS encoding gluconate 2-dehydrogenase subunit 3 family protein, with product MQRRSAIKNLALTIGSTLVLPSWANAWTTESFPMTSFSLTTSQETLLAEIVETIIPKTDTPGAKELNLHQFTTTMVADCYDKKAQDIFTKGIEAVNAASQKTYSKAFADCDSSQKLELLKKMEASENADEKAFIRLVKNLTIQGYLTSEYVMTNIRPFEFAPGHYYGCVPVKK from the coding sequence ATGCAAAGACGTTCGGCAATAAAAAATCTTGCCCTAACGATTGGTAGTACACTTGTGCTCCCTTCGTGGGCAAACGCATGGACCACGGAGTCTTTCCCAATGACTTCGTTTAGCTTGACTACCTCACAAGAAACACTTTTGGCAGAAATCGTTGAAACGATTATTCCTAAAACTGACACACCCGGTGCCAAAGAATTAAACCTTCATCAGTTTACAACCACCATGGTGGCCGATTGCTACGATAAAAAAGCACAGGATATTTTTACGAAAGGTATTGAAGCGGTCAATGCTGCTTCACAAAAAACTTACTCAAAAGCATTTGCAGATTGTGATTCTAGTCAAAAACTTGAATTACTCAAAAAGATGGAAGCTTCAGAAAATGCTGATGAAAAGGCATTTATCAGATTAGTGAAAAACCTTACGATTCAAGGATATTTAACTTCTGAGTATGTGATGACCAATATTCGTCCATTCGAATTTGCTCCAGGCCATTATTATGGCTGTGTTCCTGTGAAAAAATAA
- a CDS encoding GMC oxidoreductase, translating into MSNLNIDSVKAQTFDAIVIGSGISGGWAAKELTGKGLRTLVLERGREVKHVTDYPTTMTQPWQFEHRNQLKKEVRDANPIVSKCYAFYEGTEQFFVKDAEHPYVQEKPFDWIRGYQTGGKSLLWARQTQRWSEFDFDGPARDGFAVDWPIRYADLAPWYSYVEKFAGISGNKDGLPNLPDGEFLPPHEMNCVEKHFSQEIAKNYKDRHVIMGRAAHLTQPKQIHFDQGRATCQHRTICERGCPYGGYFSSNASTLPWAAKTGKMTLRPNSVVHSIIFDEKKGKAKGVRVIDANTKEMIEYYARIIFVNAAALNSNLILLNSTSSRFPNGLGNDSGLLGKYVAFHNYTATINAEYEGYLDSTTDGRRPNSPYIPRFRNVFKQETDFLRGYAAGFNAGRYTHEDRSGMGTDLKKSLANPIPNNVWNVGSHMMGETIPKESNFVALDKTLVDPWGIPQLRISVDYDDNDRKMVKDFFDQFTEMFTKAGFKNIRTHDSNRTPGLDIHEMGGVRMGKDPKTSLLNKWNQLHACKNVFVTDGACMTSTSTQNPSLTYMALTARAADYAVKEMKKGNL; encoded by the coding sequence ATGTCAAACCTAAATATAGATTCAGTTAAAGCCCAAACTTTCGATGCCATCGTTATTGGCTCTGGAATTAGTGGTGGCTGGGCAGCCAAAGAACTTACAGGCAAGGGTCTTCGCACGCTTGTACTTGAGCGTGGACGTGAAGTAAAACACGTAACCGATTACCCAACAACTATGACACAGCCCTGGCAATTTGAGCACCGCAATCAACTCAAAAAAGAGGTGCGTGATGCCAATCCAATTGTGAGTAAATGCTACGCTTTTTATGAAGGTACTGAACAATTTTTCGTGAAAGATGCAGAGCATCCTTATGTACAAGAAAAACCTTTTGACTGGATTCGTGGCTACCAAACAGGAGGTAAATCACTGCTTTGGGCTCGCCAAACCCAACGCTGGTCAGAATTTGACTTCGATGGCCCAGCCCGCGATGGTTTTGCCGTAGATTGGCCTATTCGCTACGCCGACCTTGCACCGTGGTATAGTTATGTAGAAAAATTTGCTGGAATTTCAGGAAATAAAGATGGTCTTCCAAACTTGCCTGATGGTGAGTTTCTACCTCCGCACGAAATGAACTGCGTGGAAAAACATTTTAGCCAGGAAATTGCTAAAAATTATAAAGACCGCCACGTGATTATGGGTCGTGCGGCACATCTTACACAACCAAAACAAATTCACTTTGACCAAGGTCGTGCAACTTGCCAACACCGTACGATTTGTGAGCGTGGGTGTCCATACGGTGGATATTTCAGTAGTAATGCTTCTACCCTACCTTGGGCAGCTAAAACTGGGAAAATGACCCTTCGACCAAACTCGGTTGTTCATTCGATTATTTTTGATGAGAAAAAAGGTAAGGCCAAAGGCGTGAGAGTGATAGATGCAAATACCAAAGAAATGATTGAGTATTATGCTCGTATTATCTTTGTCAATGCTGCTGCTCTTAACTCAAACCTTATTTTATTGAATTCTACTTCAAGTCGATTCCCTAATGGACTGGGCAATGACAGTGGTTTATTAGGTAAGTATGTTGCTTTTCATAATTATACCGCAACCATCAATGCTGAATATGAAGGCTATTTAGATAGCACTACCGATGGGCGTCGTCCGAACTCGCCTTATATTCCACGTTTCAGAAATGTCTTTAAACAAGAGACCGATTTCTTGCGTGGGTATGCCGCTGGTTTCAATGCAGGCCGCTACACGCACGAAGATAGAAGCGGAATGGGTACTGATTTAAAGAAAAGTTTAGCGAATCCGATTCCAAATAATGTATGGAACGTAGGCTCACACATGATGGGTGAGACTATCCCGAAGGAGTCTAATTTCGTTGCTTTAGATAAAACTTTAGTTGACCCTTGGGGTATTCCTCAACTTAGAATCTCGGTTGATTATGATGACAATGACCGTAAAATGGTGAAAGATTTCTTTGACCAATTTACAGAGATGTTTACTAAAGCGGGCTTTAAAAATATCCGAACTCATGATTCTAACCGCACACCGGGGCTTGATATTCATGAAATGGGCGGAGTTAGAATGGGTAAAGACCCTAAAACTTCCCTACTCAATAAATGGAATCAACTTCATGCTTGTAAAAATGTCTTTGTAACCGATGGTGCTTGTATGACCTCAACTTCTACACAAAACCCTTCGCTTACTTATATGGCACTTACTGCTCGTGCGGCTGATTATGCAGTAAAAGAAATGAAGAAAGGAAACCTATAA
- the hisB gene encoding bifunctional histidinol-phosphatase/imidazoleglycerol-phosphate dehydratase HisB — MQKLLFIDRDGTIIDEPKTDFQIDSLEKLEFLPKALSNLRKIAEETDYKLIMVTNQDGLGTDSFPEDTFWPAHNKMLKTLENENIHFSAIHIDRSFPHENLPTRKPGTGMLTEYLEGKYDLANSFVLGDRATDVQLAVNLGAKAIFITDGLTNNLIDGFTPEQKEATKLVTNDWDEIYEFLKLPVRIASIERNTKETKIKIELNLDGSGKSEIHTGLGFFDHMLDQVAKHSGADLKISVDGDLHIDEHHTIEDTALALGEAYLKALGDKKGTNRYGFLLPMDEALAQVAIDFSGRPWLVWDADFKREKIGEMPTEMFYHFFKSFSDTSKCNLNIKCEGQNEHHKIEAIFKAFAKSIKMAVKRNLNEMNSLPSTKGVL, encoded by the coding sequence ATGCAAAAACTCCTTTTTATCGACCGTGATGGGACTATCATAGATGAGCCGAAAACAGATTTCCAAATTGACTCACTCGAAAAACTAGAATTTCTTCCAAAAGCACTTTCTAACCTACGAAAAATTGCCGAAGAAACTGACTACAAACTCATTATGGTAACAAACCAAGATGGTTTAGGAACTGATTCGTTTCCTGAAGACACCTTTTGGCCAGCTCATAATAAAATGCTCAAAACGCTCGAAAATGAAAATATTCATTTCTCAGCTATTCATATCGACCGTAGTTTTCCGCACGAAAATCTTCCTACGCGTAAGCCTGGTACTGGTATGCTTACCGAATATTTGGAAGGTAAATACGATTTAGCGAATTCATTTGTGCTTGGTGATAGAGCTACTGATGTACAATTGGCCGTAAATTTAGGAGCAAAAGCCATTTTTATTACTGATGGATTAACCAATAATCTCATTGATGGTTTTACTCCTGAACAAAAGGAAGCAACCAAATTAGTGACGAATGATTGGGACGAAATTTATGAGTTTTTGAAATTACCAGTAAGAATTGCTTCTATCGAACGCAATACAAAAGAAACAAAAATAAAAATCGAACTAAATCTTGATGGTTCTGGAAAATCAGAGATTCATACAGGTCTTGGTTTTTTTGATCACATGCTTGATCAAGTTGCCAAGCACTCAGGAGCTGATTTAAAAATTTCAGTTGATGGAGACTTACATATCGACGAGCATCATACCATTGAAGATACAGCACTTGCTTTAGGTGAAGCATATTTGAAGGCATTGGGTGATAAAAAAGGCACTAATCGCTATGGTTTCTTATTACCAATGGATGAGGCTCTGGCACAAGTAGCCATTGATTTCTCTGGTCGCCCTTGGTTAGTTTGGGATGCCGATTTCAAGCGTGAAAAAATCGGAGAAATGCCAACCGAAATGTTTTATCATTTTTTCAAATCATTTTCTGATACTTCAAAATGTAATTTGAATATTAAATGTGAAGGACAAAACGAGCACCACAAGATTGAAGCTATTTTTAAAGCATTTGCCAAATCTATTAAAATGGCTGTGAAGCGAAATTTGAATGAAATGAATTCACTTCCGAGTACTAAGGGAGTGCTATAA
- the ruvC gene encoding crossover junction endodeoxyribonuclease RuvC, producing the protein MNQEKIILGVDPGTRVMGYGIISVNGNALTLIQYGVIKLDKYNSHELKLKKIFERITQLITEYLPDEMAIEAPFYGVNVQSMLKLGRAQGVAIAAALQRDVPIVEYLPKKVKQSVTGNGNATKEQVAYMLEHLLKVKLESQYLDATDALGVAVCHYMHGKTKALTGNSSKKKGWDAFVSENPDRLKN; encoded by the coding sequence ATGAATCAAGAAAAAATCATTTTAGGAGTTGACCCCGGTACGCGTGTAATGGGATATGGAATCATATCTGTGAATGGTAACGCCTTGACGTTAATTCAGTATGGGGTTATTAAACTCGACAAATATAACTCACATGAGCTGAAATTGAAGAAAATATTTGAACGAATTACACAGCTGATTACTGAATACTTACCCGATGAAATGGCTATCGAAGCTCCTTTTTATGGCGTAAACGTGCAGTCAATGCTGAAGCTTGGAAGGGCACAGGGTGTGGCTATTGCTGCTGCTTTACAGCGAGATGTGCCTATCGTAGAATATTTACCTAAAAAAGTAAAACAATCGGTTACGGGCAATGGGAATGCAACCAAAGAACAAGTAGCCTATATGCTCGAACATTTATTAAAGGTAAAATTAGAATCTCAATACCTCGATGCTACTGATGCTCTTGGGGTGGCAGTTTGCCACTATATGCACGGAAAAACTAAGGCTCTCACTGGCAATAGTTCGAAGAAAAAAGGTTGGGATGCTTTCGTGAGTGAAAACCCTGATAGATTGAAGAATTAA
- a CDS encoding lysylphosphatidylglycerol synthase domain-containing protein: MQINSKFPYFSSSKNVWWIKTVLLLILLFLLYKLLNEKIKHFEEIKQSFDVFKSTQNQFLIVLVIAITPINWAFEALKWQKLVSKVERISFFEAYRGVLIGLTFATATPMMIGDYAGKILMLKSNKRLESIGAVLLGNSLQLYTSLLFGTISYSLFIFWSKPSFLIFHIIIVSLFLVSLTLGFILARNLPNLNQFLSKNKWLSQLKPYIGILENYSIAETKVLLLIAIGRYLIFSTQFYLMFHIFQVDLSASVLWVGIGLIFLGKTVASVLNFLGDLSIRELTSIYYFSYFGANLAAVSSATFTIWLVNVLLPIIFGIFFIIKIRLIP, translated from the coding sequence ATGCAAATTAACTCAAAATTCCCATATTTCAGTTCATCTAAAAACGTATGGTGGATAAAAACTGTTCTTTTGCTCATCCTCCTATTTTTACTTTATAAATTACTCAACGAAAAAATTAAACACTTCGAAGAAATCAAACAGAGTTTTGATGTTTTCAAGTCAACTCAAAATCAGTTTTTAATAGTTTTGGTTATAGCTATAACTCCCATTAACTGGGCATTTGAGGCACTCAAATGGCAAAAATTAGTCAGTAAAGTAGAAAGAATTTCTTTTTTTGAAGCTTATCGTGGGGTTTTAATTGGACTAACTTTTGCCACCGCAACCCCCATGATGATTGGCGATTATGCAGGCAAAATCTTAATGCTCAAAAGCAATAAACGCTTAGAAAGTATTGGAGCGGTGCTATTGGGTAATAGTTTACAACTTTACACTTCGCTTCTATTCGGCACAATCAGTTATTCATTATTTATTTTTTGGAGTAAGCCTTCATTTTTAATCTTCCATATCATCATAGTTTCACTCTTTTTGGTTAGTCTTACACTTGGTTTTATACTTGCACGAAACTTGCCCAATCTTAATCAGTTTCTATCTAAAAACAAGTGGTTAAGCCAATTAAAACCATACATTGGTATTTTGGAGAATTATTCAATTGCTGAAACCAAAGTTTTGCTTTTGATTGCCATTGGAAGATACCTTATATTTTCTACCCAATTCTACTTAATGTTTCATATTTTTCAAGTTGATTTATCTGCGAGCGTTTTGTGGGTGGGTATTGGCTTAATTTTTTTGGGGAAAACGGTGGCTTCGGTACTCAATTTCTTGGGTGATTTAAGTATTCGCGAGCTTACGTCTATTTATTACTTTAGTTATTTTGGGGCAAATTTGGCCGCAGTGTCATCAGCTACCTTTACTATATGGTTGGTCAATGTATTATTACCCATTATTTTTGGTATTTTCTTCATCATCAAAATTCGACTGATTCCTTAA